In one Plasmodium falciparum 3D7 genome assembly, chromosome: 14 genomic region, the following are encoded:
- a CDS encoding multidrug resistance protein 2, producing MDVSNYEYLRSYGIKNELKRKRTHKKIIIYHLLDIIIFFLLFFSCYNFNLELCYKYEKAIFYNFFKSSVDLFLLNVIRIIYTVILFRLHKKLTELNTLGKVYVLSRHITGILVILNVIKMINYSYVIKSENPLYNTNMYLITLKVLFMVYSMISSIYYYFIQFKLYNIKKKYIIARVELEKILINDIKSKKYNIYKSDENSGLLGTDSNSTIMNNEYLNLDYKNLLDMNISYNKLNEKINNDIINNTSDVQEKNMDYNDIHNFQKKKKSSNFAYLNFFHKESKDNKIDVKESFLNKRYGSNKRSSKIYDNNNNNNNNNINSKIDYLENNITYTEFKKILLPYLWPSKRIDMKGNSSILRTYIVLIFLFILVSKVFSVISPIYLGWASNEVLKKSLSSSVYYLGLYVTFFFISKFLKEVCGVLFSQVQQSAFIELQESIFQTFHNLSYEWYSSKNSGGIMRIVDRGTESANNLMSSVLMYIIPATIEGLITCIIFIFKYKNSLLGSVLFIGLTLYIYSTIKITKWRKKIRTKANEMDNVYHDIAHDSLTNYENVKYFSNEKFEIKKFCNALSNYHRYNLKILNSLGILNTVQQFILNGTLFFTLLCVIYMIVKEGSDPGTFISVVVYTSNVFAPLSILGTLYATIIKSFTDISDLIDILRDKIDISNDKNLKNFDLTSQEKKFGVSIEFNNVHFNYPTQPLHTSLKDINIYIKPGTTCALVGHTGSGKTTISKLLYRFYDSKGEIKIGGRNINEYTRNSIRNIIGIVPQDTILFNESIKYNILYGKLDATEEELIQAVKSAQLYDFIQSLPKKWDTLVGDKGVKLSGGERQRISIARCLLKDPKIVIFDEATSSLDSRTEYLFQKAVEDLRKNRTIIIIAHKLCTITTAELIILLNKGKIIERGTHLDLLKCNGEYTEMWNMQSKSNEPHTETNSSIDKDDVNKNNNKNNDVILNTCKNDITTSFRSNSEKSSQEFSDASNHIKQSKTSNDHNNNINVHKKNEQEQLFLTNDKTDMDDNMNNKKK from the coding sequence atggatGTATCAAATTACGAGTATTTAAGATCCTATGGAATTAAGAACGAActgaaaaggaaaagaacgcacaagaagataataatatatcacttattagatattataatatttttcttattattttttagttgttacaattttaatttagaattatgttataaatatgaaaaggcaattttttataatttttttaaatcatcagttgatttatttttgttgaatgttataagaataatatacaCCGTAATTTTATTTAGATTACATAAAAAGTTAACAGAATTGAATACATTAGGAAAGGTGTATGTATTATCCAGACATATAACCGGTATCTTAGTTATATTGAATGtaataaagatgataaatTATAGTTATGTAATAAAATCAGAAAATCCTCTTTATAATACTAACATGTATTTAATAACACTCAAAGTTTTGTTTATGGTTTATAGTATGATTTcatctatatattattattttatacaatttaaattatataatataaagaagaaatatattatagctCGAGTtgaattagaaaaaatattaataaatgatattaaatcaaaaaaatataacatatataaatctgATGAAAATAGTGGCTTATTAGGAACAGATAGTAATAGTACCATAATgaataatgaatatttaaaccttgattataaaaatttattagatatgaatatatcatataacaaattaaatgaaaaaataaataatgatattataaataatacttcTGATGTTCAGGAGAAAAATATGgattataatgatattcataattttcagaaaaaaaaaaaatcttctAATTTTgcttatttaaattttttccaTAAAGAAagtaaagataataaaattgaTGTAAAAgaatcatttttaaataaaagataTGGTAGTAATAAACGTAGtagtaaaatatatgataataataataataataataataataatataaactcCAAAATTGattatttagaaaataatataacatatacagaattcaaaaaaatacttTTACCATATTTGTGGCCAAGCAAAAGGATAGATATGAAAGGAAATAGCTCTATATTACGTACATATATTgttctaatatttttatttatattagtaTCAAAAGTATTTAGTGTAATTTCTCCGATATATTTAGGTTGGGCATCAAATGAAGTATTAAAAAAGAGTTTATCTAGTTCAGTATATTATTTAGGTTTATatgtaacatttttttttatatctaaatttttaaaagagGTTTGTGGTGTATTATTTTCACAAGTACAACAATCAGCTTTTATAGAATTACAAGAATCTATATTTCAAACATTTCATAATTTATCATATGAATGGTATTCTAGTAAAAATTCGGGTGGTATCATGAGAATAGTTGATAGAGGTACCGAGAGTGCTAATAATTTGATGAGTTCTGTtttaatgtatattattcCGGCAACAATAGAAGGATTAATaacatgtattatatttatttttaaatataagaatagTTTATTAGGTagtgtattatttataggtttaactttatatatatattcaacaataaaaattacaaagtggagaaaaaaaattagaacaAAAGCAAATGAGATGGATAATGTATATCATGATATAGCTCATGATTCATTAacaaattatgaaaatgtgAAATATTTTAGTAATGAAAAATTTGAAATCAAAAAATTTTGTAATGCATTATCAAATTATCAtagatataatttaaaaatattaaatagttTAGGTATATTAAATACTGTTCAACAATTTATATTGAATGGTACCTTATTCTTTACATTATtatgtgtaatatatatgatagtTAAGGAAGGATCAGATCCAGGTACCTTCATAAGTGTAGTTGTATATACATCTAATGTATTTGCTCCATTAAGTATATTAGGAACATTATATGCTACTATTATTAAATCATTTACTGATATTAGTGATTTGATAGATATTTTAAGAGATAAAATTGATATatcaaatgataaaaatttgaaaaattttgatttaacatcacaagaaaaaaaattcggTGTTAGTATTGAATTTAATAATGTACATTTTAATTACCCAACACAACCATTACATACATCATTAaaagatattaatatatacataaaaccAGGTACAACATGTGCTCTTGTAGGTCATACAGGTTCTGGAAAAACAACAATTTCGAAATTGTTATATCGATTCTATGATTCAAAAGGAGAGATTAAAATTGGAGGAcgtaatataaatgaatataccAGAAACTCCATTAGAAATATTATAGGTATAGTACCACAAGATaccatattatttaatgaatctataaaatataatattttatacggAAAATTAGATGCCACTGAAGAAGAATTAATACAAGCTGTTAAATCGGCTCAGTTATATGATTTTATACAATCTCTTCCAAAAAAATGGGACACTTTAGTTGGTGATAAAGGAGTCAAATTATCAGGAGGAGAACGACAAAGAATATCTATAGCAAGATGTTTATTGAAAGATCCtaaaattgttatatttGATGAAGCAACCAGTTCATTAGATTCAAGAACCGAATATCTTTTCCAAAAAGCTGTAGAagatttaagaaaaaatagaaccattattattatagcaCATAAACTATGTACTATCACAACCGCTGAATTAATTATCTTATTGAACAAAGGAAAAATTATAGAAAGAGGAACACATCtagatttattaaaatgtaatGGAGAATACACAGAAATGTGGAATATGCAATCAAAATCAAATGAACCACATACTGAAACAAATTCATCAATTGATAAAGAcgatgtaaataaaaataataacaaaaataatgatgtcATACTTAATACATGTAAAAATGATATCACCACAAGTTTTAGATCGAACAGTGAAAAAAGTAGTCAAGAATTTAGTGACGCAAGTAATCATATTAAGCAATCGAAAACTTCTAATgaccataataataatattaacgtacacaaaaaaaatgaacaagaaCAACTTTTTTTAACAAATGATAAAACAGATATGgatgataatatgaataacaaaaaaaaatag
- a CDS encoding U3 small nucleolar RNA-associated protein 12, putative: MVKSYDRYEYEDCLGIVNSKSSNCVFLNNNNIISGHDECVGIWNINEKEIKKKLSVPFLPPYYFFTYHVTYICLNDVNKNIVAVGYTNGSIRLFDMEKNKILSTFSGHTSGICKLKFNENGNYLCSCSKDTNIILWDIINDKGVFKLEGHTNVVTDIEFLQRKNDYLDDFLDNNILISVSKDCLIKVWELNIQTCVQTIVDCEEEITSLIINQTNTRLIVACNSFLKIYKINLYSNHIIKDTYNTNSKIYITFLANIKRPTNCRIQNMKMIFFIDNEDIYNYPFELEDEKSDNLLYSNPNNQKVNNLFISSSNGDNIKQNEEILTTDHLSNPNLLLTNNNNLNTSIKYCERARYSVDGDNSGLLICCTNLKKIEFYKINSIKNQKKSEKNKKKRYIEKLKKKKIKILNEKKKIEKFKGKESIDYNFLNQKLEDLEKELFIYNNYDIHTANDEIKYLFNYNYKFKLQNIDVMKKKKKDNYIYLLVSFMSNRLSVYQVNLYDILHNKDNFVVMDNENKEEREDKDNMDRESDMKDHKSGNNIDSDIESGSDNDSDNKSDSNIDSDNESGNNIDSNIDSDNKSGSNIDSGEDDETHNKKKVKIVQKKIYDYSKCFKEISEINKGHNSSVDFLNLSSNNELLVSICKKYVKIWNMNNLQNIITINLEGCTNAIFCNNDESLIISDECGYLYLYELKNIELKYTYKAHANKIINLSKKCNQKNNNNNYNNDNYYYDHNDSSRNNDKGFLSVGEENYLKIFEYTMGVVTNESSDSEKDDNNNNNNNNNDNTYYNNNNEREKKSFIHNKRSNYKKNSSRDELNNDTYNKYYDDSNDVRKIENCEIFMFKEIDCYHLSDKVSCAMYSPDGKYICIGYLNNLIEILYSDTLKLHLTLYGHSLPITCMDISKDNKILASSGADKFIFLWNMEYGNVNKRIHTECDVVNKIQFFNKNNNLISISRDGYIKMWDAIKFQCICTVDGNFGILKCLVINHNDDFFLTSGTHKSIRIWKKGEDLIFLEEERDKELNLQIEKEAIRNDLAYPSSVEKNVLLNKATIKTIETIKSSEKLIEYLDIIEEEIILLDTYYKNLTAYEEAKGKNELPDFVQPPTKPLGRPELLNKDPHEFIIEIMCNIKNNILNEVLISLPFSYAYKLLDYIKTYLISFHFFQKIQDNYKKYLSCGNFNFYVEYSINIVLTIINIYRNQFLFDNKFRFLLYELQQLILPHLKKSVDQCAFNQTTLNFLMYSMDDDELNLDHILQNNSFINKETKKIDQQQGHAKGQ, from the exons ATGGTGAAATCGTATGATAGATATGAATATGAAGACTGCTTAGGAATAGTAAATTCGAAATCATCAAATTGTGtttttcttaataataacaatataatatcag GACATGACGAATGTGTTGGTATTTGGAATATAAATGagaaggaaataaaaaagaaacttAGTGTGCCTTTTCTTCCGccgtattatttttttacctatcatgtaacatatatatgtcttAATGATGTGAACAAGAATATTGTAGCCGTTGGATATACTAATGGTTCCATAAGATTATTtgatatggaaaaaaataaaatattatctaCATTTAGTGGTCATACCTCTGGTATCtgtaaattaaaatttaacGAAAATGGTAATTATTTATGTTCTTGTAGTAAAGATacgaatattatattatgggatattataaatgataaagGTGTTTTTAAACTTGAGGGACATACCAATGTTGTTACCGATATCGAATTTttacaaagaaaaaatgattatttaGATGATTTtcttgataataatattctaaTTAGTGTATCAAAAGATTGCTTAATTAAAGTATGGgaattaaatatacaaacatGTGTACAAACTATTGTAGATTGTGAAGAAGAAATTACAAGTTTGATAATTAACCAAACAAATACGAGATTAATAGTTGCTTGTAACtcgtttttaaaaatatataaaattaatttatattctaATCATATCATTAAAGATACATATAATACCAACTCTAAGatttatattacttttttagCAAATATTAAAAGACCAACAAATTGTAGAATACAAAACATGAAgatgatattttttatagataatgaagatatatataattatccatTTGAACTAGAAGATGAAAAAAGTgacaatttattatattcaaatcCTAATAATCAAAAggttaataatttatttatatcatcttcaaatggtgataatataaaacaaaacgaAGAGATATTAACAACTGATCATTTGTCTAAtccaaatttattattaactaataataacaacCTAAATACTTCTATTAAATATTGTGAAAGAGCTAGATATTCTGTTGATGGAGATAATAGTGGTCTTTTAATATGTTGcacaaatttaaaaaaaatcgaattttataaaattaattctataaaaaatcaaaagaaatcggaaaaaaacaaaaagaaaagatatattgaaaaattgaaaaaaaaaaaaataaaaatattaaatgaaaaaaagaaaattgaaaaatttaaaggaaaagaaaGCATCGATTATAATTTCCTGAACCAAAAATTAGAAGATTtggaaaaagaattattcatttataataattatgatatacaTACAGCAAATGATGAaatcaaatatttatttaattacaattataaatttaaattacaaaatatagatgttatgaaaaagaaaaaaaaagataattatatatatctccTTGTTTCGTTTATGTCTAATCGTTTGAGTGTATATCAGGTTAATTTATATGACATTTTGCATAATAAGGATAATTTTGTTGTAATGGATAATGAGAATAAGGAGGAGAGGGAAGATAAGGATAACATGGATAGAGAAAGTGATATGAAGGACCATAAAAGtggtaataatattgatagtGATATTGAAAGTGGTAGTGATAATGATAGTGATAACAAAAGTGATAGTAATATTGATAGTGATAATGAAAGtggtaataatattgatagtAATATTGATAGTGATAACAAAAGTGGTAGTAATATTGATAGTGGGGAAGATGATGAAACacataataagaaaaaggtTAAAATTGTGCAGAAAAAGATTTATGATTATTCAAAATGTTTTAAAGAAATAAGCGAAATAAACAAAGGTCACAATAGTTCTGTCGATTTTTTAAACTTATCATCAAATAACGAATTATTAGTTTCTATATGTAAGAAATATGTAAAGATATggaatatgaataatttacaaaatattataactatAAATCTAGAAGGATGTACTAATGctatattttgtaataatgATGAGAGTCTAATTATTAGTGATGAATGTGGttacttatatttatatgaattaaaaaatatcgaGTTAAAATATACTTATAAAGCCCATGCCAATAAAATTATCAACCTTTCGAAAAAATGTAAtcaaaaaaacaataataacaattataataatgataattattattatgatcataaTGATAGTAGTAGGAATAATGATAAAGGGTTTTTATCTGTTGGAGAAGAAAATTATTTGAAGATTTTTGAATATACCATGGGGGTTGTAACTAATGAATCAAGTGATAGTGAAaaggatgataataataataataataataataataatgataatacttattataataataataatgaaagaGAGAAAAAATcttttattcataataaaagaagtaattataaaaaaaattcgtCAAGGGACGAACTAAACAATGATACatacaataaatattatgatgatagTAATGATGTaagaaaaatagaaaattgtgaaatatttatgttcAAAGAAATTGATTGTTATCATTTAAGTGATAAGGTTAGTTGTGCTATGTATTCACCTGAcgggaaatatatatgtattggttatctaaataatttaatagaaatattatatagtgATACTTTAAAGTTACATTTGACCTTATATGGTCATAGTTTACCTATAACATGTATGGATATATccaaagataataaaatattagcATCGAGCGGTGCTgacaaatttatatttttatggaaTATGGAATATggtaatgtaaataaaagaatacatACCGAATGTGATGTAGTAAACAAAAtccaattttttaataaaaataataatttaataagtaTATCAAGAGAtggttatataaaaatgtgggATGCTATAAAATTTCAATGTATATGTACAGTTGATGGAAATTTTGGTATTTTGAAATGTTTAGTTATTAATCATAATGATGATTTCTTTTTAACTTCTGGTACACATAAAAGTATAAGAATATGGAAAAAAGGAGaagatttaatatttttagaaGAAGAAAGAGATAAAGAATTAAATTTACAAATAGAAAAAGAAGCTATTAGAAATGATCTAGCTTACCCATCTTCTGTAGAAAAAAATGTTCTTTTAAATAAGGCTACTATAAAAACCATAGAAACAATAAAATCATCAGAAAAGTTAATTGAATATCTAGATATTatagaagaagaaataatCTTATTagatacatattataaaaatttaacagCATATGAAGAagcaaaaggaaaaaatgaaCTACCTGATTTTGTACAACCTCCAACCAAACCATTAGGAAGACCAGAATTGTTAAATAAAGATCCTCATGAATTTATAATAGAAATTAtgtgtaatataaaaaataatattctaaATGAAGTTCTAATATCATTACCATTTTCATatgcatataaattattagattatattaaaacatatttaatatcatttcatttttttcaaaaaatacaagataattataaaaaatatctttCTTGTGGAAATTTTAATTTCTATGTAGAATATTCTATAAATATTGTCTTaacaattattaatatatatagaaatcaATTTCTATTTGATAATAAATTCcgttttcttctttatgAATTACAACAACTAATATTACCTCATCTCAAAAAATCAGTAGACCAATGTGCTTTTAATCAAACAACACTcaattttttaatgtattcCATGGATGACGATGAACTAAATTTAGATCATATTCTtcaaaataattcttttataaataaagaaacaaaaaaaatagatcAACAACAGGGGCATGCAAAGGGTCAATAG
- a CDS encoding condensin-2 complex subunit G2, putative, whose product MNKDILDNIKELPQFKLLCKKKSDLLKYFESCNRNEYDEIWMTLHTSLVEYISADNLIYDEEKSTLLFKEENNRQYLLTSILFVSIYLQYLHNKTQKKGITFEDDFQILFCKLIEIQFMLSDKEVRLSFGKCLLTICELNIKENEFTNNVKINLLLYLLWKCCHIEGKGTDITKLKKFKDFCKYINWGISERTTDSFYILCSYTLNLPKFYETSDGKIFLSHVWSQNESIAYHLFNKFVHNTAVLAHNHICHYSEIIYSTWRNCEEDMKEILYTQIEYLVNFSLKCPIKIAARFRDVLSIFHTNKGDKDINRLIFKIYDPVIWRSLMCPNWKIRFNATCIFQLIYPVVDPGIKDINYLQEMEKAYNALLDLSEDKNTYVLQATAKCICYILSELWEIISHDKRMKLIDILINKFLKEKCNECVRVEVVLGFCEMSKNPMIRKIILKIFDRIKYLINDNSLRVRKNFIMLILDLQDYLKDTFSYDIDFNELIKKLTKDFITFNVQSCIKKMSYMKYEYHDKLKNKEMYEYLKLSTNLISYSIWKCDIKEQAMKCINLLNEYPVLMICISKFSTNVNLIDRYKLSSVLFEITNSKLKEENNFIMLNKTNQDIEDKKDKYDKHDKQDKKDKYDKHDKQDKQDKYLIMDKNDNKNIYINNNINIILESDSNLKKRYIRYSTLLICIANFLKPRNEEEIELCYSEEIEEFLKIKFKELYFVESINTIMQPFYFKVLKNIYLDYDNYYMNIHTYSTNELNNLYTMKNLYLCKTIIIPLFYKWKLLNIYIIDHLKFLNISMECIIYNINKCISNVDSHYYHLNIDKHTFQVIEQNVIELINTHKGYNDNTNNNVNTQKRHIHHMSNIMLDYNELKDASINKQKELNCLIFLSLVVKKKKYHHILFKPFPYVIYNIIHKFNNFLLHIFYNISLHDFELPSHFLSAYYKGGNKKNDTENLILLILYNKKEIKLYIHIYVSFFFLFHSYCTHNNILYEWTDLIQNTSKCIEHISNIKFKNEIQLKLYNVTSREDIHNKDEQQNKMKWANYTSSIIYLITYFLDMVEYTISMKMISIDEVDINIMTYNLFLFYKCYEIVCDTENEIKLIYFTVWYRIYSFIICMLNLGYFEKKTEIKLAVLNTFFLFTYEFVPNIYIENFMKKFACIIKEKDIFQNFLSNFKNNSDVLNYMSNNQRSKIQQVIDKIIFQKEKIKNKT is encoded by the exons atgaaTAAAGACATATTAGACAACATAAAAGAACTACCTCAATTTAAACTATTATGTAAAAAGAAG tCCGATTTATTAAAGTATTTCGAATCTTGTAACCGTAATGAATATGATGAAATTTGGATGACACTTCATACAAGCTTAGTGGAGTATATAAGTGCTGATAATTTGATttatgatgaagaaaaatcaacattattatttaag gaGGAAAATAATAGACAATACTTATTGAcatctatattatttgtttcaaTTTATTTACAATATTTGCATAATAAGacacaaaaaaaaggaataaccTTTGAAGATGATTTCCAAATACTTTTCTGTAAACTAATAG AAATACAGTTCATGCTAAGCGACAAAGAAGTGAGATTATCCTTCGGAAAATGTCTTCTTACTATATgtgaattaaatataaaggaaAATGAATTTACAAATAACGTCAAGAtaaatcttttattataCTTATTATGGAAGTGTTGTCATATAGAA GGTAAAGGAACAGATATTACTAAATTAAAGAAATTCAAAGACTTTTGTAAGTACATTAATTGGGGCATTTCTGAAAGAACCACTGATTCCTTTTACATTTTATGTTCTTATACATTGAACCTTCCTAAATTTTATGAAAC gTCTGatggaaaaatatttttatctcaTGTTTGGTCTCAGAATGAAAGTATAGCATATCATCTTTTTAAC aaATTTGTCCATAACACGGCCGTTTTAGCGCATAACCATATTTGTCATTACTCAGAAATTATTTATTCCACTTGGAgg AATTGTGAAGAAGATATGAAAGAAATACTCTATACTCAAATAGAGTATCTAGTAAACTTTTCTTTAAAATGTCCTATTAAAATAGCTGCTCGTTTCAGGGACGTTCTTAGTATATTTCATACAAATAAAGG aGATAAGGATATCAATAGGttgatatttaaaatatacgaCCCAGTGATATGGAGAAGTTTAATG TGCCCCAATTGGAAAATTAGATTTAACGCTACCTGCATCTTCCAACTAATATATCCTGTTGTT GACCCTGGAATAAAagatattaattatttgCAAGAAATGGAAAA agCTTATAACGCCCTGTTGGATTTATCTGAAGACAAAAATACATATGTGCTCCAAGCAACAGCCAAATGTATTtgttat ATTTTAAGTGAACTGTGGGAAATTATCAGCCATGATAAAAGAATGAAACTCATAGATATTTTGatcaataaatttttaaaagagaAATGCAATGAATGTGTACGTGTTGAAGTAGTATTAGGTTTTTGCGAAATGTCAAAAAATCCTATGATTCGTAAAATAAttctaaaaatatttgaCAGAATAAAATATCTTATAAATGATAACTCTTTACGTGTCCGTAAAAATTTCATTATGCTTATATTAGATTTACAAGATTATTTGAAAGATACATTTTCATATGATATCGATTTtaatgaattaataaaaaaattaacaaaagattttattacatttaatGTTCAGTcgtgtataaaaaaaatgtcttatatgaaatatgaatatcatgataaattaaaaaataaggaaatgtatgaatatttaaaattatctaCAAATTTAATAAGTTATTCTATATGGAAATGTGATATAAAAGAACAAGCAATGAaatgtattaatttattaaatgaatatcCTGTTCTTATGATATGCATAAGTAAATTTTCAACAAATGTAAATTTAATAGATAGGTATAAATTATCATCAGTACTTTTTGAAATTACCAATtctaaattaaaagaagaaaataactTCATTATGTTAAATAAAACTAACCAAGATATAgaagataaaaaagataaatatgataaacatGATAAACaagataaaaaagataaatatgataaacatGATAAACAAGATAAACAAGATAAATATCTAATCATGGACAAAaatgataacaaaaatatctatataaataataacattaacATAATTTTAGAATCCGATTCAAATCTTAAAAAGAGATATATTAGATATTCCACTTTATTAATATGCATAgcaaattttttaaaaccaagaaatgaagaagaaatagAATTATGCTACTCTGAAGAAATTGAAGAAtttctaaaaataaaattcaaagaattatattttgttgaaAGTATCAATACTATTATGCaaccattttattttaaagttTTAAAGAATATCTATTTagattatgataattattatatgaatatacatacatatagtACAAATGAAttgaataatttatatactatgaaaaatttatatttatgtaaaactattattattcctttattttataaatggaaattattaaatatatatataatagaccatttaaaatttttaaacatatctatggaatgtattatttataacataaataaatgtatatcaAACGTTGATAGCCACTATTACCATCTAAATATTGATAAACACACATTTCAAGTGATTGAACAAAATGTAatagaattaataaatacaCACAAAggttataatgataatacaaataataatgtaaatacaCAAAAGAGACATATACATCATATGTCCAATATAATGCTTGATTATAATGAACTAAAAGATGCAAGTATAAATAAACAGAAAGAATTGaattgtttaatttttttgtctCTTGtcgttaaaaaaaaaaaatatcatcatatattatttaaaccTTTCccttatgttatatataatattattcataaatttaataatttccttcttcatattttttataatatttcattacaTGACTTTGAATTACCATCACATTTTCTTTCAGCCTATTATAAAGGagggaataaaaaaaatgatacgGAAAATTTAATCCtactaatattatataataaaaaagaaataaaattatacatacatatctatgtatcttttttcttcctttttcattcatattgtacacataataatattttatatgaatggACTGATTTAATACAAAATACTTCAAAATGTATTGAACATATtagtaatattaaatttaagaATGAGATACaactaaaattatataatgtaacATCACGGGaagatatacataataaagatgagcaacaaaacaaaatgaaatgGGCAAATTACACAAGctctattatatatttaatcac GTACTTCTTAGATATGGTCGAATATACGATCAGCATGAAAATGATTTCTATTGACGAGGtggatattaatataatgacatataatttatttttattttataaatgttatGAAATAGTATGTGACACGGAGAAcgaaattaaattaatatattttacagtGTGGTATagaatatattcatttattatttgcaTGTTGAATTTAggatattttgaaaaaaaaactgAAATAAAATTAGCTGTTttaaatactttttttttatttacatacgAATTTGTAcctaacatatatatagaaaatttcATGAAAAAATTCGCTTGTATAATTAAAGAAAAGGATATCTTCCAAAACTTCTTGAGCAATTTTAAGAATAATTCAGatgtattaaattatatgtcAAATAATCAAAGAAGTAAAATTCAACAAGTTATAGACAAAATCATTTttcaaaaggaaaaaataaaaaataaaacataa